CCGGCGGCGGCTTGTCGAAGCCGAGGATCTCGACCGGCACGCCCGGCCCGGCGTCCTTCACGCGCTTGCCGTTGTAGTCGTTCAGCGCCTTGACGCGGCCCCAGGAGTCGCCGGCGACGACCGCGTCGCCGACCCGCAGCGTGCCGCGCTGGACGAGCATCGTCGCGACCGGGCCGCGGCCCACGTCGAGGCGCGACTCGATGATGACGCCGCTCGCCTCGGCGGCGGGGTTCGCCTTCAGCTCGAGCACGTCCGCCTGGAGCAGGATCGAGTTCAGGAGCTCCTCGAGGTTCGTCTTGGCCTTCGCCGAGACGTTCTCGAAGATCGTGTCGCCGCCCCACTCGGCCGGCTGCAGGCCCTGGTTCACGAGCTCGGTGCGCACCCGGTCGGGGTTCGCGTCCGGGCGGTCGATCTTGTTCACGGCGACGAGGATCGGCACGTTCGCGGCCTTGGCGTGGTCGATTGCCTCGATCGTCTGCGGCATCACGCCGTCGTCGGCCGCGACCACGAGCACGGCCACGTCGGTGACCTTGGCGCCGCGGGCACGCATGGCGGTGAACGCCTCGTGGCCCGGCGTGTCGAGGAACGTGACCTTGCGCCCGTCCGGGACGTCGACCTGATAGGCGCCGATGTGCTGCGTGATGCCGCCGGCCTCGGTGCTGACCACCGACGACTCGCGGATGGCGTCGAGCAGCGTCGTCTTGCCGTGGTCGACGTGGCCCATGATCGTGACCACCGGCGGCCGGTCGACGAGGGTCGTCGGATCGTCCTCGAAGACGACCTCCTCCTCTTCCTCGTCGTCCGTGTGCGTGAGCGTGATCTCGCGGTTGAGCTCCGTCCCGATCAGCTCGACGGCGTCGTCGGTGAGCGAGACGGTGAGCGTCACCATCTCCCCCAGGCCCATCATGAGCGTGATGATCTTGGCGGGCGAGATCCCGAGCGCCTCGGCCAGGTCCTTGACCGTGATGCCGGACGGCACCTTGACGGGCCCGGTCGGCACCTCGGGCTCGCGCTTGGGCTCCGATCGCGGGGCGCCGCGCTCACGCCGCTGGGCCGGCTTGCGCCCGGCCTGGGCGTCGATGACGACCCGGCGCTTGCCCTTGGGCGAGGCGCCGCGCTGCGGTCGCGGAGCACGGCCCGGCTGCGCCGGCTTGTCCTCTGAGGGTGCCGTCGCCTTCGCGCCGAACTCGCGCCGCATTTCCTTGTCGTCTACCGGCTCTTCCGCCATGTACCTGTCAATCCTTCCACGCGGCATCCCGCCGCTCAACTGCCACCCGCTCCTCGAGATCGGGCGGTACCGTCACCGGACATCGTAGCCTTCTCGGGATCGCGCCCCGCCGACGGGCCTGGGCCGCACAACCCGGCTCCGGGCACAGGTACACCCCGCGCCCCGGCAGGCGCCTGTCGGTCTCGACGACGAGCACGCCGCCGGAGGCCACCATCCGCACCAGCTCACGCTGCGGCCGGCGCCGGCCGCAGCCGGCGCACTGGCGCACCGGGCTGCTCACCGCGACGGCGCGCGCCCCTCCTCGGCCGCGGCCAGCGCCACGTGCGCCGGGACGCCGCAGTAGCGGCTCCCGTCGAGCGCCTGGTTCGGGCAGCGCTTGCCGGACGACGTGACCGCGATGCAGCGGCCCGGGAACTCGTCCTCCTCACCCTCGGCGCCGGTGTACGGCTGGTCGGAGTCGTCGGTGTAGTACTCGGTCTCCGAGACGATGTCGATGCGCCACCCGGTCAGGCGATGGGCCAGGCGGGCGTTCAGGCCCTCCTTGCCGATCGCGAGCGAGAGCTCGCCGTCGGGCACGACCACGGTCGCCTGGCGGTTGTCGTCGTCGACGTAGACCTCACGCACCTTGGCCGGCGCGAGCGCCTTGGCGACGAACCGGGCCGGCTCGTCGTTCCACGGGATGATGTCGATCTTCTCGCCGCGGAGCTCCGAGACGACCATGCGCACGCGCGACCCGCGGGGGCCGACGCAGGCGCCGACCGGGTCGACGCCCTGTACGCGCGACTCGACCGCGATCTTGGCGCGGTACCCGGGCTCGCGGGCGACGGCGCGGATGTTCACGAGGCCGTCGGCGATCTCGGGCACCTCGAGCTCGAACAGCTGCCGGA
The window above is part of the Gaiellales bacterium genome. Proteins encoded here:
- the infB gene encoding translation initiation factor IF-2; translated protein: MAEEPVDDKEMRREFGAKATAPSEDKPAQPGRAPRPQRGASPKGKRRVVIDAQAGRKPAQRRERGAPRSEPKREPEVPTGPVKVPSGITVKDLAEALGISPAKIITLMMGLGEMVTLTVSLTDDAVELIGTELNREITLTHTDDEEEEEVVFEDDPTTLVDRPPVVTIMGHVDHGKTTLLDAIRESSVVSTEAGGITQHIGAYQVDVPDGRKVTFLDTPGHEAFTAMRARGAKVTDVAVLVVAADDGVMPQTIEAIDHAKAANVPILVAVNKIDRPDANPDRVRTELVNQGLQPAEWGGDTIFENVSAKAKTNLEELLNSILLQADVLELKANPAAEASGVIIESRLDVGRGPVATMLVQRGTLRVGDAVVAGDSWGRVKALNDYNGKRVKDAGPGVPVEILGFDKPPPAGELCRVVENDRVARQTAQQRAQRKRAEMLAKRSKAVSLEDLFGQMQEGAVKELALVIKADVQGSVEAAVDEIAKIHHDEVLVQVIHSGVGGIVASDIMLAAASNAIVVGFNVRPNAEAKALADREGVDIRTYRVIYQLTEDIQRALIGMLSPEKVEEVLGEVEVRQTFRASRVGTIAGCMVTQGAVQRGAQVRIVRDGTIVHDGRIGTLKRFQDDVREVTQGFECGLTVDGYNDIKEGDILEVYAVREVARSA